The DNA window CGCCACCCGGGGTCCGCGTCCAACGGCTCGCTCGCGACGACCGCGAGCCCATCCCCGGATTTCAGGTACAGCGTGTAATATTCCCCGTTCCGGTGGAACCGCCGGAACGCGAAGAGGTCGTTCCCGGTGGCGATCAGCAGGTTCGCCGCGGAATATTCCCCCACCAGTTCACGGTCGGAAAGAATCCCCCGAAGCGTTTCGGATAACCCCTCCATCGTCCGTTCCACCCACCGGTCCTCGAGGAGTTCGAGGAAGACCACGGTATCACTGACCTTGCGGGCATCCCCCTCCGCCCCGACCTTCCCATAAAATGTCCCGTTGTGGGCTAGGGTCACCCCCAACACCTGGAACGGGTGCGAGTTGGCCGCGCATACGGTATTAGGATTCGACGCGTACCGTACATGGCCGATGAATCGGTCGGTCACTGCGCGCATATCGGAAAGGTGCGGGTCGGACGCGGCGGGATTCCCGCGTTTCACCATCCGGATCTCGTCCCCCGCGCGACAGGCAACCCCCCATCCGTCGGGGTGGTTCCCTCCCTTACGTTTTTCCCAGCCGGCGACGAGGTTCCCCGATTGGCAGAACCGCGCAAGGGAGGCGAGGTACGGCGCCACATCCCGCGGTTCGTTCGACGAAAACGCGATCATTCGGCACATATTTACATGATAACCGCTTCCCGCCACCGCGGACAGGGGAGATCGGATACTTCGCGACTTTATGGGGGTATGGGTCCAGAGAGTCAGGTTTCACGGTCGGCTCCCCGGGATCGTTTATATATCATGGCGACGAACAGGATCAGGAGGCATGTGAAGTCGGTCGCCAGCGCGATCGGGGAAAATCGGACCACGGGGGCCAGGAAGACGTACCGTTCGACAAGGATCCCCGAGAGGATCGAGAGGGACACGGCGGAGACTACGTAAGGATTTGATTTCGCCCGGGTGGACACCAGCGCTGGGAAAGGGATGAAGAAGAGGAGAAAGAGGACCGCAACTGAGAGTTCGCGCATCGGGGATGCGGCCACCCTCCTTGCGATGAAGCCGACCT is part of the Candidatus Deferrimicrobium sp. genome and encodes:
- a CDS encoding class II glutamine amidotransferase, with product MIAFSSNEPRDVAPYLASLARFCQSGNLVAGWEKRKGGNHPDGWGVACRAGDEIRMVKRGNPAASDPHLSDMRAVTDRFIGHVRYASNPNTVCAANSHPFQVLGVTLAHNGTFYGKVGAEGDARKVSDTVVFLELLEDRWVERTMEGLSETLRGILSDRELVGEYSAANLLIATGNDLFAFRRFHRNGEYYTLYLKSGDGLAVVASEPLDADPGWRLLADGELVELSQGAPRSSYDGGTPAARSSHWGAPRSVLLTALP